A genomic stretch from Pagrus major chromosome 3, Pma_NU_1.0 includes:
- the LOC140993382 gene encoding sodium-dependent neutral amino acid transporter B(0)AT1-like — protein sequence MRFLIPNPGLDERIPSYETLERMEKEEGRNRPKWDNKAQYILTCVGYCIGISNVWRFPYLCQSHGGGAFMIPYLILMVLEGLPLLLLEFAIGQRLRKGSVGVWRAIHPYLTGIGIASMLVCSLIVLYYNAIMAWIIWYLFNSFQNPLPWTQCPLNDNGTVFVPECQQSSTMDYYYYRVTLNTSASVDDSGGIHWPIVVCLLAAWTVLCICYARGISSSGKAVYITTSLPYIVLAIFLIRGLTLKGALNGIQFLFTPDMDELMKPTTWLDAGAQVFYALGVAWGSLISFSSYNPVHNNCVQDAVILSAVTGLTSVYAATVTYSIIGFRATDRYDNCISDNIMTLLNAFDLPEDSITASNYEAALNHYNRSDPNTVLGLDFKTCDMHKLLSEGVEGAGLAFIVFTEAITKMPGSPIWSVLFFVMLFCLGLSSQFGTIEGVVVPLKDLNVFPKKWPNEAVTGVTCFVAFIISLLFAQQSGMYWVTLFDSFAGSVPLLSIGLIEVLAIVFIYGIDRLNKDLEFLTGHKPSIFWKISWMFISPVAIAVILVFYLVTQAQQELTYLVWDPNYEEFPSMATVPYPSWISAVIFVLAGIPSLVVPLYALCRLVFIRCKDKIASRQTMSQMA from the exons ATGAGATTTTTAATTCCTAACCCGGGACTAGATGAAAGGATCCCTTCCTATGAGACTctggagaggatggagaaggaggagggcaGGAACAGGCCCAAGTGGGACAACAAAGCCCAGTACATCTTAACCTGTGTGGGCTACTGCATTGGGATTAGCAATGTGTGGCGATTCCCTTACTTGTGTCAAAGTCATGGAGGAG GTGCCTTTATGATTCCCTATTTGATCCTGATGGTGTTGGAAGGattgcctctgctgctgctggagtttGCCATCGGCCAGCGCCTCAGGAAGGGCAGTGTGGGAGTGTGGAGAGCCATCCACCCTTATCTGACTGGCATTG GTATAGCCTCCATGCTGGTGTGCTCATTGATTGTGCTGTACTACAATGCCATAATGGCCTGGATCATTTGGTATCTCTTCAATTCCTTTCAAAACCCGCTGCCTTGGACCCAGTGTCCTCTCAATGACAATGGCACAG TATTTGTACCAGAGTGTCAACAGAGCTCCACTATGGATTACTACTATTACAGAGTGACTCTGAATACTTCAGCCTCTGTAGATGACTCTGGAGGAATCCACTGGCCCATAGTCGTCTGCCTGCTAGCTGCCTGGACAGTCCTCTGTATCTGCTATGCACGGGGGATCAGCAGTTCAGGCAAG GCAGTGTACATCACAACCAGTCTGCCATACATCGTGCTGGCCATCTTCCTGATCAGAGGACTGACTCTTAAAGGCGCACTGAATGGAATTCAGTTCCTCTTTACACCAGAT ATGGATGAGCTGATGAAACCAACTACTTGGCTGGATGCAGGTGCCCAGGTTTTTTATGCACTCGGTGTGGCATGGGGAAGCCTCATCTCCTTCTCCAGCTACAACCCAGTCCA CAACAATTGCGTGCAAGATGCTGTGATCCTGTCTGCTGTGACTGGCCTCACCTCAGTCTATGCTGCCACAGTCACCTACTCCATCATTGGCTTCAGGGCCACAGACAGATACGACAACTGTATCAGCGA TAACATCATGACATTATTAAATGCCTTTGACCTTCCTGAAGACAGCATCACTGCAAGCAACTACGAGGCAGCCTTGAATCATTACAACAGATCTGATCCTAATACTGTTCTTGGATTGGACTTCAAAACCTGTGACATGCACAAACTTCTCAGCGAG ggaGTGGAGGGAGCAGGTCTGGCCTTCATTGTGTTTACTGAAGCCATCACCAAGATGCCTGGTTCTCCGATCTGGTCTGTCCTCTTCTTCGTCATGCTTTTCTGCTTGGGACTCTCAAGCCAGTTTGGCACCATTGAGGGAGTGGTGGTCCCGCTTAAAGACCTGAATGTATTCCCGAAAAAATGGCCTAATGAGGCCGTGACTG GAGTAACATGTTTTGTTGCCTTCATCATCTCCCTCCTGTTTGCACAGCAATCAGGGATGTATTGGGTAACTCTTTTTGACAGCTTTGCTGGATCTGTTCCACTTCTCTCAATTGGCTTGATTGAGGTTTTAGCCATTGTTTTCATCTACGGCATAGACAG GCTCAATAAGGACCTGGAGTTCCTAACTGGACATAAGCCCTCCATCTTCTGGAAGATTTCATGGATGTTCATCAGTCCAGTAGCTATTGCAGTTATTTTAGTTTTCTACCTGGTGACACAAGCCCAACAAGAGCTCACCTATTTAGTCTGGGATCCCAACTAT GAGGAGTTCCCGTCTATGGCGACAGTACCATACCCTTCATGGATTAGCGCGGTCATCTTTGTTTTGGCAGGAATCCCCAGTCTGGTAGTGCCTCTGTATGCATTATGTAGGCTGGTCTTCATTCGCTGCAAGGACAAAATAGCATCCAGACAAACAATGAGCCAAATGGCCTAA
- the LOC140993381 gene encoding sodium-dependent neutral amino acid transporter B(0)AT1-like: MRLVLPNPGLDVRIPNHEDLERMEKEEAGDRPKWDNKAQYILTCVGFCIGLGNVWRFPYLCQSHGGGAFLIPYLILLVLEGMPLLLLEFAIGQRLRKGSVGVWRAINPYLTGIGIASMLVSFLVGLYYNTLIAWIIWYLFNSFQGPLPWTQCPLNDNGTGYIPECQQSSTVDYFFYRVTLNSSASIAESGGIQWPIVLCLLAAWTLVAICCIRGIKTSGKAVYFTAILPYIVLFIFLIRGLTLKGALSGIKFLVTPDVDELIKPTTWLDAGAQVFYAFGLAWGGLISFSSYNPVHNNCVQDAVILSIVTGLTSIYAATVTYSIIGFRATDRYDNCISDNIMTLLNAFDLPEDSINANNYEAALNHYNRSDPNTVLGLDIQTCDMHKLLSEGVEGTGLAFIVFTEAITKMPGSPIWSVLFFVMLLCLGLSTLFGNVEGVVVPLRDLNVFPKKWPHEVLTGLMCVVSFIICLLFAQYSGMYWVTLFDDFAGSIPLLTIGLFEMIAVVYIYGIDRFNDDLKFMVGHKPSIFWQVSWRFISPLIVLVILVFYLVTQAQEELTYLVWDPNSEEFPSLASVPYPSWINAVIFMLAGIPSLAVPLYALCRLVFVCFKKKASNQK, translated from the exons ATGAGACTGGTACTTCCTAACCCAGGACTGGATGTCAGGATCCCTAACCATGAGGATCTGGAGAGaatggagaaggaggaggccGGAGACAGGCCCAAGTGGGACAACAAAGCCCAGTACATCCTAACCTGTGTGGGCTTCTGCATTGGGCTTGGAAACGTGTGGCGATTCCCTTACTTGTGTCAAAGTCATGGAGGAG GTGCCTTTTTGATTCCCTACCTGATCCTGCTGGTGTTGGAAGGaatgccactgctgctgcttgaatTTGCCATTGGTCAGCGTCTCAGGAAAGGCAGCGTGGGAGTGTGGAGGGCCATCAACCCTTATCTGACTGGTATTG GTATAGCCTCCATGCtggtttcatttttggttgGACTGTACTACAACACCTTAATCGCCTGGATCATTTGGTATCTCTTCAATTCCTTTCAAGGCCCGCTGCCTTGGACCCAGTGTCCTCTCAATGACAATGGGACAG GATACATACCAGAGTGTCAGCAGAGCTCCACTGTGGATTACTTCTTTTACCGAGTGACTCTGAATAGCTCGGCCTCTATAGCTGAGTCTGGAGGAATCCAGTGGCCCATAGTACTCTGCCTACTCGCTGCCTGGACACTCGTCGCTATCTGCTGCATAAGGGGCATCAAAACTTCAGGCAAG GCAGTGTACTTTACAGCCATTCTGCCTTACATAGTGCTGTTCATCTTCCTGATCCGAGGACTGACTCTTAAAGGCGCCTTGAGTGGAATAAAGTTCCTCGTCACACCAGAC GTGGATGAGTTGATCAAACCTACCACTTGGCTGGATGCAGGTGCCCAGGTCTTTTACGCCTTCGGGTTGGCCTGGGGAGGCCTGATCTCCTTCTCCAGCTACAACCCTGTCCA CAACAATTGCGTGCAAGATGCTGTGATCCTGTCCATTGTAACTGGCCTCACCTCAATCTATGCTGCCACAGTCACCTACTCCATTATTGGCTTCAGGGCCACAGACAGATATGACAACTGTATCAGCGA TAACATCATGACATTATTAAATGCCTTTGACCTTCCTGAAGACAGCATCAATGCGAACAACTATGAGGCAGCCTTGAATCATTACAACAGATCTGATCCTAATACTGTTCTTGGATTGGACATCCAAACCTGTGACATGCAcaaacttctcagtgag ggaGTGGAGGGAACCGGTCTGGCCTTCATTGTGTTTACTGAAGCCATCACCAAGATGCCTGGTTCTCCGATCTGGTCTGTCCTCTTCTTCGTCATGCTTCTCTGCTTGGGACTCTCAACCTTGTTTGGCAACGTTGAGGGAGTGGTGGTCCCGCTGAGAGACCTGAATGTATTCCCCAAAAAATGGCCCCATGAAGTGCTGACCG GGTTAATGTGTGTCGTGTCCTTTATCATCTGCCTCCTGTTTGCCCAGTATTCAGGGATGTATTGGGTAACGCTTTTTGACGACTTTGCTGGATCTATTCCCCTTCTGACCATTGGATTGTTTGAGATGATAGCCGTTGTTTACATCTACGGTATAGACAG GTTCAATGATGACTTGAAGTTCATGGTGGGACATAAGCCATCCATCTTCTGGCAGGTTTCATGGAGGTTCATCAGTCCACTAATCGTTCTGGTTATTTTAGTTTTCTACCTGGTGACACAAGCCCAAGAAGAGCTCACCTATTTAGTCTGGGATCCCAACTCT GAGGAGTTCCCGTCTCTGGCATCAGTACCATACCCTTCATGGATCAACGCGGTCATCTTTATGTTGGCAGGAATCCCCAGTCTGGCAGTCCCTCTGTATGCGTTATGTAGGctggtgtttgtttgctttaagAAAAAAGCATCCAATCAAAAATAA
- the LOC140993650 gene encoding sodium-dependent neutral amino acid transporter B(0)AT1-like → MKMKLKIPNPGLDDRIPSHADLERMETEEAGDRPKWDNKAQYLLTCVGFCVGLGNVWRFPYLCQSHGGGAFMIPFLILLVLEGIPLLHLEFAIGQRLRKGSVGVWRSINPCLTGIGIASLFVSLLVGMYYNTIMAWIMWYLYNSFQSPLPWSQCPLNANRTGLVEECARSSTVDYFWYRETLNTSTAIDESGGLQWWMVLALISAWTLLYVCTIRGIETTGKAVYITSTLPYLVLTIFLVRGLTLKGSMEGIKFLFTPDVDELMNPTTWLDAGAQVFYSFSLAFGGLISFSSYNSVHNNCEQDAVLISIINGCTSVYSATVIYSIIGFRATQNFDDCMGDNILKLMNAFDYAENNITDSNYNDVLAHLTHTNPSIIEGLNLEHCDMNEFLSQGVQGTGLAFIVFTEAIIKMPVSPLWAVLFFVMLFCLGLSTMFGNIEGVVVPLQDLRLLPRSWPKEVFCGLTCLISCLMGLIFAQGSGSYWLALFDTFAGSIPLLVIGFCEMISVIYIYGADRFNKDIEFMIGHKPNIFWQVTWRVLSPVIMLVILVFYFVTQVTHSPVYFVWDQEAAFFPTLEPRPYPSWINVIIFILAGIPSLAIPVVFLYKFIQMKCCKKKGYSDSTVDTISAKIQMGDKMKF, encoded by the exons ATGAAGATGAAGCTGAAGATACCAAACCCAGGACTGGATGACCGGATCCCCTCCCATGCGGACCTGGAGAGAATGGAGACAGAAGAGGCAGGGGACCGGCCCAAATGGGACAACAAAGCCCAGTATCTGCTCACCTGTGTGGGCTTCTGTGTGGGACTTGGCAACGTCTGGAGGTTCCCTTACCTGTGCCAGAGCCATGGAGGAG GAGCGTTTATGATCCCATTTCTTATCCTGCTGGTCCTGGAGGGAATCCCACTGCTGCACCTGGAGTTTGCCATTGGTCAGCGCCTGAGGAAAGGCAGCGTGGGAGTGTGGAGATCAATCAACCCATGCCTGACTGGAATTG GTATTGCGTCCTTGTTTGTCTCACTGTTGGTGGGCATGTACTACAACACCATCATGGCCTGGATCATGTGGTACCTCTACAACTCCTTCCAGAGTCCTCTGCCTTGGAGCCAGTGTCCCCTCAACGCTAACAGGACAG GTTTGGTGGAGGAGTGTGCTCGGAGCAGCACTGTCGACTACTTCTGGTACAGAGAGACTCTGAACACTTCAACAGCTATCGATGAGTCCGGAGGTCTGCAGTGGTGGATGGTGCTGGCCCTGATATCTGCCTGGACTCTGCTCTACGTTTGCACCATCAGGGGGATCGAGACAACTGGAAAG GCTGTCTACATCACCTCCACTCTGCCGTATTTGGTCCTCACTATCTTCCTGGTCAGAGGACTGACTCTGAAAGGATCTATGGAGGGAATCAAGTTCCTTTTCACGCCAGAT GTGGATGAGTTAATGAATCCAACAACCTGGTTGGATGCAGGTGCTCAAGTGTTCTACTCCTTCTCTTTGGCTTTTGGAGGTCTCATCTCTTTCTCCAGTTACAACTCTGTTCA CAACAACTGTGAGCAGGATGCTGTTCTCATCTCCATCATCAATGGCTGCACCTCGGTGTACTCCGCAACGGTTATCTACTCCATCATCGGCTTCAGGGCCACGCAGAACTTTGATGACTGCATGGGAGA CAACATCTTGAAGCTGATGAATGCCTTCGACTATGCTGAAAACAACATCACAGACAGCAACTACAACGACGTTTTGGCCCACCTCACCCACACAAATCCAAGTATCATTGAAGGACTGAATCTAGAGCACTGTGACATGAACGAGTTCCTCAGTCAG GGTGTGCAGGGAACAGGTCTGGCTTTCATCGTGTTCACAGAAGCCATCATCAAGATgcctgtttctcctctctggGCTGTCCTCTTCTTCGTCATGCTCTTCTGCCTCGGCCTCTCCACTATGTTTGGTAACATCGAGGGAGTTGTGGTTCCTCTGCAGGACCTCAGACTGTTGCCTCGAAGCTGGCCCAAAGAAGTTTTCTGTG GTCTGACTTGCTTAATATCTTGCTTGATGGGGCTCATATTTGCCCAGGGCTCTGGAAGTTATTGGCTAGCTCTTTTTGATACCTTTGCTGGCTCAATTCCACTTCTGGTCATCGGATTCTGTGAAATGATCAGTGTTATCTACATCTATGGTGCAGACAG GTTTAACAAGGACATTGAGTTTATGATTGGCCACAAGCCCAACATATTCTGGCAGGTGACATGGAGGGTGCTCAGTCCAGTCATTATGCTGGTTATCCTGGTGTTCTACTTTGTGACCCAAGTCACCCATAGTCCCGTGTATTTTGTCTGGGACCAAGAGGCG GCGTTCTTCCCCACCCTTGAACCACGTCCATATCCTTCCTGGATCAatgtcatcatcttcatcctggCCGGAATTCCCAGTCTAGCCATCCCAGTGGTCTTCCTCTACAAATTCATCCAGATGAAATGCTGCAAGAAGAAGGGCTACAGTGACAGCACAGTGGACACTATCTCTGCCAAAATACAAATGGGTGATAAGATGAAGTTTTAG